TAAGTACGTCGTGAATTTCagctgataaaaataactaacCCCATTTCCATGATCATTTACAAGTACATCTCTAAGTCGGGAGAAAGATTGCAACACTGATTTATCATTTCAACTTGTCTGGTCTaatcttttcatttcaaagaaaTTGTAGTCAGTGAACCTCTGTGCTGTGAGTTTAATTAAGCTTTAGATGGTTGACATGTAATGTTCAGCCTGACTTGGTATAATAATCCatatataaaatgttatatttcaGGTCTATAAATAAAGTCACGGTTGTATGTTTAAATCCTCAATACCGGGACAAATGAATTACCTTAATTTTCCATGTGCATTCTGCTGTCCTGGTATATTTACAGAGAGGGTACCCGGGTGATTGCAAGGAACGATAAGACGAGATCGCACTTCTGTACCGTGCCCCACAAGAGCTACATgctgaaataaaagaaatattgctTCTATATTTCGCTTTCCGACTTCACTATTATACATGAAATGATATACATAATCTTAAAGTTGCGCCATTAAACTAGttattttaaattatgaaacTGTGAAGCTGTTGCAGAACTTACATGGCCTGGAGAAGCTCAGTATGGTGCAATACCTCCCGATCCAACCATCTGGACATTTACATCTTTTACAGTTCTTGGGATCTCTGTATCCGTCGTTTCTGCACTTTGACCAGGTCAATCCCCCAGAGCATTTTCCTGAATATTCATATGGCATTAATGATacacaatgaatattcatatggCATTAACGATAaacaatgaatattcatatggCATTAGCGATAAACAATGCACTTCGTTTGTATAAAATTATAGAATTATGAAGTaattttctttacaaatattataGAATTATTATGTAGAAAATTATAGAATTATGAAGTaattttctttacaaatatatctttctgTAATAAACGGCATAAAATGTGCACGCATTAAGTCACATGCTATATTCAGGAATTGTCCTTTCTGGTTGTATACATTCAGGACTAAGCCGTATaagtcaatattttgaaaacttcaagCATTAGCCAGCAATAACTTATGAAGACACTTATTAATGGTAGGAGATATACCCTGGCAGTAGTGGTAGTTGGCGGCTTTAATGTCGTAAAACGACAAAGCGGTCCTCTGTCCCATCGTCCTCTCCAAATTTGGTTGCTTTGCAGTAATTGTTTTCAAGCCTCTTGTTTTGGCAAAGGCCTATCGGATATGAGTGtttaatcaatatatagaaaccttttatgacaaatgagagtaaaatattttttcataatttgttaTTGTTTCTACACCAGATAGATAAACCTCTTaaaaatcatttgttttataatataaaCTTCATACCGTGTCCCGGTAGTGCATAATCGATCCATAGTCGTATTTTGTTCCATATGTTGCGGAGGGCTTGATGAGGAAATTATGTACTTTTCCATCTATTATATTCTTCGTCATTATTGTTACGTAGTTATTTCTATCAGGCCTACTTTGCTCATGATAGAAACCAATAGCATGCCCTATTTCGTGAGCAGCAATTCCTACCTAAAGATCAACATATAATCACCGTTGAATACTTTGTAGATCGTCATGGGAAATTCCTGTTACATCAATAACTTCTGAGAAAACATGTTTTATGgccattttaaaatcatatatataaaacactaaaTCCACCACtcaacaatttacaaataccGTGTTGGATCCATCAAGTGGATATGTAACTCATATTCAAGGTTggattaaatttcaaaacatcaaCTTTCTTTTGATCATCGAGACTCCTTGATGCATCAATATATCTACTTATGTAATATGTGTTCCAAGACAATAAGCTCGTTACAGTAAAATTACCATCCAACAACCGTATCCCAAGTTGATTGTGTTTCCTGTCTTTATTCTTCCTACATGAGCCCAGCATCTGCAGAATGAGGTTAGGGCATGATAGAGGGTTTTTTGTACATttcgttaacattttgaattaagATAATATATATCTACGATTTATCTGACAATGACATACCTGCATACGATAGAGAATATACTATTTAGTGGAAAAACTGAGGTagataattttacaaaataaaacacggaTTGCAACAAAACGTGCTGCGTAATCCCACGGGACTTATTATCgtaagaattcaaaataaatcacataactttatttatcattaacctTATTCCATTTCCCATAATAATGTTCATTTAGAGTTTCCATATTGCTTTATTATTCTTTCCGTACTTACAATCTGTATAAGGTTTTTTCTATTAAGACAGAAGAATACATCATAAGATGTACTCATGCCGTGTACTAGTCAGGTAGGAGATAACTGAGTGCGAGTTAAGAATATttgccaatatttttttttggggggggggggactagaGGGCACCTTGCATTTGTCTTTAACAATGTGGTAGCTTTGTATAGCATCTTACAAAGATGAAATTACCCcttttctatttattatttcaagGTAAAAGATTCATATTAATAACTATGCTCAATAGTCAAACTATATTCTCAGAGAGTTAGGAGCGTCTGATGAGAGTCGACTACCCCAGATACTTTATATTATTGTTGCACAAATTCATGAAATGTTGAAGAAAATACAACAGTATGCCTTGATTGAGATCTTCTTAAGCTTAACATATTTGAATTAAACAtattaaaatgtaatgaaaCTACATTTGGAATATGAAAGTATATACCCTCTATATTTCCCGGTAAAAGTGATTCCTGGTGGGGAAAATGTTATTCTTTCACTAAATCTTAAGCACGTTTCTTGCTGCCAAATTCGTATTGCCTTTTTCACAACTGCCTCTAAGTAAAAgacaaaaatagaaatataagcAGATATTATCCATGCATGTATGCAAGTAGATATATTTGAGAAATGGActgcacttttgagctgtttaTGGTCAATATAAATGGATTTGGATTTGacgcaaattctgtgaatcgcggctatccgcatgcggggcgacgCTCAAACCTCtcgaccaccgcggcggtataTATCTATACGAACTGTGTCTTACTTTACCATAGATCGTCATCAGTGAAAAAAAGGTGAATGGGATTAAAACAGCATACgtataaataaatatagcaATTAAGACAAGGGCAAGAAAAAATACTTATAAGACGTATTTTCATAGCAAATGTGGGGTCATTCCATGCATGCTGATTTTAAATTCGAAGTACTCCGTCTAAAGATCTAGGGCTATCCACAAATGCAACTGATCAATATGGGATCATTACTTCTCCTATGCATCTAGTTACATATGTGTTCAGGGATCCGCGTTTGCCCTACTCTCGGTTTTATATTCTATAGAGCATTTATGaaatggatcactgttcgttatcttcaccgaaCGAGTgaacgttttcaattttaatcAGCGGTATATGGACTTGAGGCAACAATCTGATGTTGACCGGCCAATTATATCTGCTGTAATTTTTATTAATGTTCAATGATAAGAATAACTGATTTGTACCCTATTGGAAATATTCTTACTGTTTGTTGAATTATCGATCCGATATTTGATGGGCATTGTCCATTTCCTTGAGCTTTCTACCTTACGTTTCGCCATATCATCTGTCAACTGAATAAAGATAACAAAAAAAGAGAAGCTTTTTCCTCTCgtatcaaaaatatttatagatTAATGGTCACACTTAATctcttttcattttcttaaataCTGGGAAATCATTCAAATCCACGGGGACTAAATTTCTTGGATTGTCAAGATATAATTTCGTTGATATGGAGTTTTAACATTGAAgaacaataaaatattttatttgtattggtACCCTTTTAATAGACAATAAAAAAAGTCCCCACGACATCCAATTCTTCCTATGAATTTAAGAGTTGTCTCCATACAATTAAGCattgatttgaacattttattgtCATCGTTTTATTTGGTACATTATTATCAGTACTAGTATTTTTCTAGTTGTTTGTGACGAACATATTATTTCACATGAACGGTTTCTAAGGTTACTAGTATTTGTCGGTTATATTGCTTTACTCACAGATCTGTCCGTAACATTGGAGTCAAGGTTACTAGTATTTGTCGGTTATATTGCTTTACTTACAGATCTGTCCGTAACATTGAAGTCGAGGTTACTAGTATTTGTCGGTTATATTGCTTTATCCACAGATCTGTCCGTAACATTGGAGTCAAGGTTACTAGTATATGTCGGTTATATTGCTTTACTCACAGATCTGTCCGTAACATTGGAGTCAAGGTTACTAGTATTTGTCGGTTATAATGCTTTACTTACAGATCTGTCCGTAACATTGGAGTCAAGGTTACTAGTATTTGTCGGTTATAATGCTTTACTTACAGATCTGTTCGTAACATTGGAGTCAAGGTTACTAGTATTTGTCGGTTATATTGCTTTACTTACAGATCTGTCCGTAACATTGGAGTCGAGGTTACTAGTATTTGTCGGTTATATTGCTTTACTCACAGATCTGTCCGTAACATTGGAGTCAAGGTTACTAGTATTTGTCGGTTATATTGCTTTACTCACAGATCTGTCCGTAACATTGGAGTCGAGGTTACTAATATTTGTCGGTTATATTGCTTTACTCACAGATCTGTCCGTAACATTGGAGTCGAGGTTTAGATATTGTGGATTCCGTTTGTAAAACTCGACAAGTTCTGCGGCTGATTCTTTATCTAGTTTGATGTCTCCCTCAATCATATCCTCATCTTCAAAGCTTCGTTTGGTTGACTTTCAAAACAGTTTTATGATCAATACATATCATGGTCATTAATTTTATTTGCTCAATCGTGTACTTTGTTATGTTTGAATACTGTTTTTCTTCAATTTAGCATTTAacaatgtataaaatatttaaattagaTGTTATTGTTGTATTTGAACACACAGAGTAGTCAATACAAGCACAGAAACATACCTCTGCTAATTTTGGGTTTGCTTTCATTATCATATCATTCAGTTGGGACAAAGAATTCTCTAAAGAATCGTCAACAGCGTCTTCATTTCCAAAGTCATTTTCAATACTTTCACTCCTCTCCTCTGTTTGACTTTCACTACTTTCAGAGTCTTTTCCAGAGTTATCTTCAGATCCCTTGTCTTGttcaccatcatcatcatcatcatcatcatcatcatcatcatcatttctTTCATCATcgtcattttctttttctgtacTTCCGGAAGAGTTGATATCATTACCTTTGATGTCCATTCCAAGgtccatatttttttcttctcctaAGTTTAAAGAGATTTCCTCTATGTTGGACTCAAAACCATCTGATTCCTCAAACTGTCCAACTTCCTTTTGTACTAGTAAGCGTTTAAGAGCAGCTTCTCCGTTTTCATTGTCGTCCAATGTATTTACTCTTGCAGCAAACAAAACTGCTACTAATATTGC
Above is a genomic segment from Ostrea edulis chromosome 3, xbOstEdul1.1, whole genome shotgun sequence containing:
- the LOC130053184 gene encoding zinc metalloproteinase nas-36-like, translating into MLRIAILVAVLFAARVNTLDDNENGEAALKRLLVQKEVGQFEESDGFESNIEEISLNLGEEKNMDLGMDIKGNDINSSGSTEKENDDDERNDDDDDDDDDDDDGEQDKGSEDNSGKDSESSESQTEERSESIENDFGNEDAVDDSLENSLSQLNDMIMKANPKLAESTKRSFEDEDMIEGDIKLDKESAAELVEFYKRNPQYLNLDSNVTDRSLTDDMAKRKVESSRKWTMPIKYRIDNSTNKAVVKKAIRIWQQETCLRFSERITFSPPGITFTGKYRGCWAHVGRIKTGNTINLGYGCWMVGIAAHEIGHAIGFYHEQSRPDRNNYVTIMTKNIIDGKVHNFLIKPSATYGTKYDYGSIMHYRDTAFAKTRGLKTITAKQPNLERTMGQRTALSFYDIKAANYHYCQGKCSGGLTWSKCRNDGYRDPKNCKRCKCPDGWIGRYCTILSFSRPSCSSCGARYRSAISSYRSLQSPGYPLCKYTRTAECTWKIKAPIGKRVKLYFSGSFKIRCHSPCLDFVEVRYKSLSATGPRFCCYQRPKRTFTSTGREMLILFRTFSGSSAKGFRARYKYV